The following are from one region of the Penaeus chinensis breed Huanghai No. 1 chromosome 32, ASM1920278v2, whole genome shotgun sequence genome:
- the LOC125042439 gene encoding proline-rich extensin-like protein EPR1, producing the protein MPGGCEEDTPTTRPLLQPAHSYSPPTPTTRPLLQPAHSLRHSYNPPTPTTRPLLQPAHSYNPPTPTARPLPKTLLQPAHSYNTPTTPPTPTTRPLLQPAHSYNPPTPTARPLPKTLLQPAHSYNPPTPTARPLPKTLLQPAHSYNPPTPTTRPLLQPAHSYNTAHSYSPPTPTTRPLLQPAHSYNPPTPTARPLLQPAHSYSPPTPTARPLLQPAHSYNPPTPTTRPLPKTLLSPPTPTTRPLLQPAHSLRHSYNPPLLQPPTPTTRPLYSPPTPRTAHSYNPPILQPAHSYNRPLLQPAHSHNPPTPTTRPPTTAHSYSPPTPTTAHSTACPLLQAAHSLRHSYNPPTPTTRPLLQPAHSYNPPTPTACPLLQAAHSLRHSYNPPVPEIPRPAHSFSLPIPTGCPFPEAAHSNHAHRGYSTAQQQLRHIIHYKTNQQLYRVPGRLPQTGTIL; encoded by the exons CCCGCCCACTCCTACAACCCGCCCACTCCTACAACCCGCCCACTCCTACAACCCGCCCACTCCTACAGCCCGCCCACTCCCTAAGACACTCCTACAACCCGCCCACTCCTACA ACACTCCTACAACCCCGCCCACTCCTACAACCCGCCCACTCCTACAGCCCGCCCACTCCTACAACCCGCCCACTCCTACAGCCCGCCCACTCCCTAAGACACTCCTACAGCCCGCCCACTCCTACAACCCGCCCACTCCTACAGCCCGCCCACTCCCTAAGACACTCCTACAACCCGCCCACTCCTACAACCCGCCCACTCCTACAACCCGCCCACTCCTACAGCCCGCCCACTCCTACAACACCGCCCACTCCTACAGCCCGCCCACTCCTACAACCCGCCCACTCCTACAACCCGCCCACTCCTACAACCCGCCCACTCCTACAGCCCGCCCACTCCTACAACCCGCCCACTCCTACAGCCCGCCCACTCCTACAGCCCGCCCACTCCTACAACCCGCCCACTCCTACAACCCGCCCACTCCTACAACCCGCCCACTCCCTAAGACACTCCTCAGCCCGCCCACTCCTACAACCCGCCCACTCCTACAGCCCGCCCACTCCCTAAGACACTCCTACAACCCGCCACTCCTACAACCGCCCACTCCTACAACCCGCCCACTCTACAGCCCGCCCACTCCTAGAACCGCCCACTCCTACAACCCGCCCATCCTACAACCCGCCCACTCCTACAACCGCCCACTCCTACAGCCCGCCCACTCCCACAACCCGCCCACTCCTACAACCCGCCCACCTACAACCGCCCACTCCTACAGCCCGCCCACTCCTACAACCGCCCACTCTACAGCCTGCCCACTTCTACAAGCCGCCCATTCCCTAAGACACTCCTACAACCCGCCCACTCCTACAACCCGCCCACTCCTACAGCCCGCCCACTCCTACAACCCGCCCACTCCTACAGCCTGCCCACTTCTACAAGCCGCCCATTCCCTAAGACACTCCTACAACCCGCCCGTTCCTGAAATCCCTAGGCCCGCCCACTCCTTCAGCCTGCCAATTCCAACAGGCTGCCCATTTCCTGAGGCCGCGCATTCTAA CCACGCCCACAGAGGCTACAGCACGGCACAACAGCAGCTGCGACACATAATACACTACAAGACCAACCAACAGCTGTATCGAGTGCCGGGGAGACTTCCTCAAACTGGTACGATATTGTAA